CGCCATAAGGCTTCTGTTATCTTGGGCATCAGCGGCCAGGCCAATATACTGAATCCCATAAGCCAGGCGTAAGCGGTCTTATGGTCCGGCGAACCATCAAGATGATCAACCCATTCGATAAGCGGCCGCGACGATTGCGATACCCGCAGACGGTCGAGCGAAAGCGCGGCGCACTGCTTTTCGTAGAGTCGATCCAACGTAACCATCATCGCACTATCAACGTGACATCCAGCGAGAGAAGGCATCGAGTTTAGGGACTCCGTGCAGCGGTCGATTGCCGCAGATATCTTGTCGAGAACCGCGTTGTAACGATCGACCAAGCGCCCTGGCACCAAGTCGGTCTCGGTTTCTTCCGGGCAGATTTCCGACAGGTACACTCTGAGGACGTCGACCGATATATTTGGAATTCGAGCGATTTCGCCTGCCCAGATCACATGGCCGCGACTCGTGGAGAACTTCGAACCGTTCAGCCGAAGGAAGTGATTAAAAAAAATTCGATCAAATGGGCGGAACGAGTTCTGACCCAATGCGCATCCAGTAACGCCGACAAGCATCGGGATTGTGTTATCGATACCGGTACCGCCAATGAGGAACGCATTGGACTCGCGCGCAAAAGGATTGGGCTTGTGGGTGCCCTCCGTGTCCTTGTAACCGCAATAGAGAGAATGAGCGTAGAGTAACGAGGAGTAGCTAAACAATATCTGCTGGCTGTTGAAATGTCGTGAATTCCAAGCCAGCCCGTGTAGTCCCGGTACGGTCAGGCGCATTTGCTGGCCTTTGCGCGCGACGTACCGTGTCCCTATCTCCAGAAAGCTGGATTCGATGGCCGTATCGTCCCACGTTCGTCGAAATAGGTCCTTTCCCGAAATTGAAAGGAACGCGGAAATGTTTTCCAGCCATTCGACGATCCGCCCGCGGCTGGATACCGGATTCAGCGCTTCTTCTGGTTCAAAATGATGTCCACACTGTTCGCAGAAGAAGCTCCCGGCAGATGCCAGGCAAACCGGGCAGGTTGCACCAAACCAGCCTCCAATGCAGAATCGCTCTTCTGGTGCGGCACTAGAATCCGCATCGTCCACTGGTAAGCGCCCCGCGAGGAAACGAAGCGAGCCTGCTGCAGATAAGGCGCCCATCAGCGCGTTGCCGACCTTCGAAAAGCGCTGCAGATTGCTGCCATACGCTGGATCATCGAAATGATCGAAGACGACACCGACAGAGGCGAGATCTTCAACAATTTTGATATGGAAGCCATGTGCCAGGGCGGACGGGTCAATGCTCTCAAGAGCCGCTCGGACCAGGACATGGTTCTCGAAACCGTCAGTCGTCAGTCCAGAACGAACATGATGCCCCGCCCTCTTCAGGTGCTTCTGTACAACATCCATTCTGAGATATGGCCCAGCGGCATGCCCCAGATGTGCTCTGCCATTGGCCGTCAAGTTGACGGGAGATATATACACATCAACGGGATGCGTATTCGCTTCATTTATCCGCGGGACCGTTGGACTTTTTTTCATAGCTTCACAATGACTTCTATGAACACATATCTGGAAGCATCCAAACAGGTGCCAGACATCGCCGCTGGGACACGAAGGCGTATGCGACTTATGGGGTTATGGACGCAGTCCGACTGCGTATCTCAAATTGGTCTCCATACGTCGAAGACCTATAGCGTTCTGTTTGAGATTTTAGAGTAGACGACGCTGTTTCGCGGGATACTCGACGTATCGCTCTACCTCAGCTCGCAACATAGGTAACCTCCTGACCAACCGCTGCTTGGAAGCGATCAGTTCTGACGCCGTGAACGAAGCAAACGGCGCGCCAACTGAAAACGCTTGATTCTGAGGCTTGTCACGCCTGCGTTTCGTCAACTTTCCTACATTGGTCACGAATCTCACAAGTGGTCCCGTAAAGCCGGATGAGAGCGGTTTTAGGCAGAGGGGTTTCTATTTTTTCGCGACCGTAACCCAGCTGCGGCCAGCTGGTGATGCCGACGACTTGGGGCGGCGACCAGTCCGGACATAGCTTGTTTCCGCGGATCAACGCGTCACAGCCAATCGCTCACCATTAAATTAACCTGGGGTACGCCTGCACAACAGGCCGAGGTGCCATCCTAAACATTCCGCGCAATCCCTGGTTCAGGCGGGGGACTCGATCCGGGATCGATATCGCTGAGGCGCATACATTCCGTTGGTAAGCGGCAAGCTGAGGCCGTTCAGGGTTTGAAGTGCCAGGGCATGAGCGCATCGATCTGAGTGATCGGCCAGCGCTTCGCGATCCGATCAAGAGTTTGTGTGAGCCAGGCGTGCGGGTCGACGTCGTTCATCTTCGCGGTCTGCAGAAGCGTGGCGATGGTCGCCCAGGTCCGGCCGCCGCCATGCGACCCGGCGAAGAGCGCGTTTTTTCTCGTGATGGTTTGTGGCCGGATCGCGCGCTCGACGGTGTTGGAGTCGAGCTCGATGCGGCCGTCGCTCAGGAAGCGCTCGAGAGCGGTGCGCCTGGATGTGGCATAGCGGATCGCCTCGGCGAGTTTGGATTTGCCGGACAGGCGAGGCAGCTCCTTCTCCCACAGATCGAACAGCGCTTTGACGATGGTGGCAGACTTTTCCTGGCGTGCTTGCACCCGCGTTGCAGGATCCTGGCCGCGGATGTCGGCCTCGATCGCCCAAAGCCCGGCCATTGTCGTGACGGTCTGTGTCGCCAACTGCGAGCTCTCGTTGACGTGAAGCTCGTAGAATCGCCTCCTGACGTGGGCAAAGCAGGCTGCCAGCGTCACGCCCTCATTGGCGCCCGCGGACCTCGCGAGCCGATTATAGGCGGCATAGCCGTCGACCTGCAGGATGCCGGCAAAGCCTGTCAGATGGCGTTCGACGCATTCGCCGGCGCGGCTGTCCTCGAAGCGATAGGCGACCATCGGTGGACCGTTGCCACCAAATGGCCGATCGTCGCGCGCATAGGCCCACAGCCAGGCCTTTTGCGTCTTGCCGGATCCGGGAGCGAGCGTCGGCAAGGTCGTCTCGTCGGCGAAGACCCGCTCGCCCTGCTTGATCTTCTCCAGCACATAGTCGGCCAAGGGCTGCAATTCGAAGCCGACCTTGCCCATCCATTGTGCCATCAGCGATCGGTCGAGATCGACACCGTCACGCGCATAGATCGCCTCCTGCCGGTACAGCGGCAGCCCGTCGGCATATTTGGCCACCGCGATCTGGGCGAGAAGCGCTTCGGTCGGAAGCCCACTCTCGATCAGGTGCGGAGGCGCCGGCGCCTGAACTACACCGTCGCGATTGCGATAGATGTATTTCGGGCGCCGCGTCACGATCAGGCGGAACTTCGCCGGCGTCACGTCAAGGCGCTTCGACACGTCCTCGCCGATCAGAACCTTCTCCAGCCGTTCGCAACCCGGAGGCACCTCGGGCTCGACGACGATCTCCACCCGCTCCAGATGCGCGCCGAACTCCTTGCTCGGCCGCGGCGCCCGTTGCGGCTTGTCCTTGCCGCCTGCCTTGGCCAGTTCGGCTTCAATGGCCGCCACGCCGGTGGCGATCTCGTCAAATACGAAGGCGATCTGCTCATCGCTGGGCTTGTCGCTGCGCAGACGTTCCGAGCGCGTGCCATAAAGCGTGCGCTCCAACATCTTCACGATCGCCGTCAGCTCCACGATCCGCGCGTCAGCCGCCTGGTTGATTGCGCCAAGATCGGCGTTCGCCGCAGTCAGTGTTGCAATCTCGGCCTCGATCGCCTGCCGCTCGGCCGCCAAGGCGAGGATCAGCGCATGGGCATCGGCAAGGGTCGTCGGAAGCTCTGCAACGGGCGGCGTCATCGCCGTCCATCACAGCAGAGTCGCCGCCAATCTTCCAAACCTTTCAGCGCCCCGATTCAATTCGCCGCAGGTTATCAACCCATCGATTGCGGGCGCTTCACAACCACCGGACGCACCTTCGTCCAGTCCAGCCCGTCAATCAGCGCGAGCAACTGTGCATGGTTCAGCCGCACCCGGGTCGGCGCAATTTTCGGCCAGCAGAACCTCGCCTCCTCGAGAGTCTTGGCAAACAGGCAGACCCCGCTGCCGTCCCACCAAACCGCCTTGATCCGGTCCGCTCTTTTCGAACGGAACACGTATAGCGCCCCGCTGAATGGGTCGGCACCGCCATCTCGCACCAGCGCCATCAAGCCGGTCGCTCCCTTCCGGAAGTCGACCGGCGTGCTGGCCACGTAAACTTGAACACCTGCCGGGATCATGCCTGCCGAACCGCCCGGATGACCGCGGCAAGGCGCTCAGGCTCCACGTCGCTGCCGATGCGCACCGCGACATCGCCGACCACAATTTCCATCGTCTCGCCCGCCACGGCTTCAAAACGCGCGAACTTGACCGGTCGGGCTCGCTCCGAAAGCGGCGCGACCATTCCCGAAGCCAGCGCCTTGCGTCGCCACGCAAACACCTGCGATGGATCAAGCCCGTGAGCGCGCGCGATTGCCGACACGTTCGCCCCCGGCGCGAACGTTTCCCCGACGATCCGCTCCTTCTCTTCACGCGACCATGTACGGTAGCTCCGCCCCGGACTAACCGAAAGCCGCTCAGGTGTCGCCATGATAACTTCGAAGCTCTTAGTGTCAGACCTATGTTCGCTCATATGATCTCCTGGGAACAAATCACCAGGAGATTCTCTGACAATCAAACGCCACCCGCTATCTGGGGTGACCTACACGCTAACTTCCGTTGCGCTACTACGCCGAAACGGCCTCGGACTGGCTCTGGGATACCGGGCCGGATCACCTGTGCACCCGTCTTTCGGAACACGCGAGCGCTGCAGGTCTCTTGGCCGCCGAGCTCATTGGCCTGGCTCGTTGGGACGTTGCGTGCGATGTTGAGGCAGAACCACGGAAATGGCAGCAGCATCGAGCAACGCTAGCTGCACATCTTCCGTTTCGCGATCTGATCTATCCCGTCATTCGCTCATTCAGCCACAGTGCAGAATACGTGCAGCTTAGTGTGGCTCACTGTGGCGTCGGAATCGCTGAGGATGATACGGACCGCGTCTTGGTTCTTCACCACTAAATCAAGCGGTCTGGAATGGGACTTTCGATCCGCCGTTCAATCATGGAGGCGCACGGAGGGCGTCTGTCATTTGTCCGCAAGTCGGAGCCCGCTGCGGCGCTTCAATTCACTCTGCCGCTGCATAGGAAAGCCATGTCGTGATTGGACGTTCTGAGTCGCCGCACGACCACAGGAAGGCCGGGGCGCGTCAAACGGTCGTCTCGTCGTCGTGGACGATGGCTCAAGGCCGATCGCTCAAGAACCTCTTCAATCCGTGCACCCGGGCATCGCCAATTTCGGACGGCTCGCGAGATACGGCGGAGCAAGCTTCTGGATGTTGTCAACAGTCTGGTTCTTGCACCTGGTTGGCGGATTGATCGGTTCTCGATTTCCAGACCGAGCTGCCTTCATTGACTAATCGGCCCGAGATTGAAGCGTTGGCGAAGAGGTTCCGATCCTTCCGGCCCACAGGCGTTCCCACGAATATGTGGAACGAACAGTTTTGTCTCATAACCGCCGAACCACCGATGCCGGGACAAGCAATCTATTCGCACGCGGCGAGTTCAACGATCGTCGCCGTGTCGAGGACCCTGCCGGCAAGGTCCTTGATCAGGATCTCGTTTCCAGATTCGGCGAGTTCATTTGCCTTGGCGACAGCTTGCTTTGCGGAGGAAACAACGACCCGGATAGCACCGTTGCCGCTTCTCGAATAAATCTGATATCCAACGCCACTCATCGTGCCTCGCTCACGAAAATCTCTAACGTTCCTACAGATCCGCGCCTAGTGCAAACGAGCCACAGCTCACACCTTCCGAACGGAGCGAGTGCCAGGCGCTGGTCTGTAAAGGATCACTGGACACACCATCTAGCCGGCCGTTGTACGATTGAGAAGGCGCGTCGAAAGATGTTGATGCGTGGCTGGGTTTGCCATCATCGCGGCCGGCATCGCGAAACGCTCAGGGCGCGGGCCGGTTTCTGAGCGGCATCTCGCGAGGCCTCCCTTTCCGAACAAGCGCAGCGCCGCTAGCCGCTACTGACGCTGAGATGTTTTCCACTCCGTCGCCGAGCATGCCCGGAACGGAGCTTTGGCGACGATATTTCTGGACCAATCAGCCGAGCTTGAAGCAGATCGATTTTCCCTCGACCGTACACTTGGCTTCTGACGAGGCTGGGACGCCGATCTGATGCTCAGTCTGTCTATTGGACTGCGGGTCAAAGCGACCGCCGCTCGATTTGCCGCCATCCTTCGCGACATCGTTCTGGCAATCGACCCTTCTGAATGTTCCGCGCGTCAGCCTTTCGGTCGGCCGCTGCAGGTCGGCGCCTTCTCCCGGCAGCACTTGGCCGTTTAGGGAAGCCTCCTGCCGGTCGACCGCCGAGCGCTAAACCGAGTGATGGACGATAGAGTCCGACCTCGATGCACCACGCCAAGGGGCTGGGACAGCCACTGGTTGCTGCGCCTCCGAACAGAGGCAGATTGGTCACGCTTGGCAAATGGCCGCTATGGATAAGCAAGCAAGACCGTGCCAGATGCATCCGGGCACGGGTTTAGAGAGGTCGCTGACGTTCGTCGATCGGCACCTGACACACGAGGCGTAGTGCCAGGCCATCTATGGTTTCTCAAAACGGAATGCGCCTTCACACCAGAGGCCACGGCGACCTGACGGTTGCTGCCGAAGACGTCCGCGGCTCGCAGGTCGTAAAACTATCCGAATGCTTCACGGCGTGCCCGAGCACGAATTCTCGATGATGACGCTCGCCAGCCCCTTCACATGGACGTAATGAAGCTGCGGATGATCTAGGGCGGGGTTCCTTCGCAATCTGGTGCTCAACACGCTGACAGACAAATGCTGGCATGCACATGATGAAGCGATCATGGACAATCCAGATCGCGGGTCAACCGCACCCGCGCCAGCATATGACGCTGTGGCAAAGCTCCTCACATTCCGCCCGCATTGCCGCTACCAACGCCCGCACGCAAAGAATGCACAAGTTCTCGCTCGACGAGATCGGCCCTTCATCAAGCGAACCTCTAACATCTCCACACCGTCAGCGTGGCCTCATCTCAGCGCGTTGCCGTACGCTGAAGCGGCAGACTCGGAGCCCACATCCGCTTGCCCCTAAACGCGACGTCCTGATTCTCCGTCTCCATCGTTTTCGCGCCGGGAACGACGGAGATCTCGGCAGGATTGGTGAAAGCTCCGAACGCTCAGGCCACCCTTTGCGTGACAACCGTCGATATATCATGTTGGTTCGGGTTCCTGTAGCGCTCGGCAAGACTTTTGAACACCTCACCCATCTGACCTGAGCGAACAGTAAACTCCCCATAATTAGGATCAAAGAGGGTCGTCATTCCATTCGATGTCGACGTCGCGATTGTGTGTGCGCCACCTGCGGCGAAACGCAAGCCGATCAAAAAGATCGACGGATCGGCGGTGACTTCGTTCACTATCTCGGCAATGCGCGAAGATGAGCCAAACTTATATCGCGTCTGTTCGTCGGATGGTTCCAAACCCGCTTCATGCAGCATTGTACTTCTTGCCTGAAGGTTGTGAGAACCTCGCGCCCCATCGTTTCGCAGCAGAGTCTTGATATCTGCATATCGCTGCTGTCGCGCTGCCGCCGAGGCATGGTTTGGTGTGCCTGGGTGCAGAGCGCTCATTCTGGATGAGGGGCTGCTGTGGAGATTGAGTAGCCACTCCGCTGCCAAACCAACGCAGATACCGTTGACATTGGCCCCGGGCAATTCAGCGGTCCTGTATTCGAACAGAGCATGGATCGGCCGCGCCGGAGACGATGGACTGGAATCGGAGGACAGGGAGGATGTGCTCGGGTCGGAGGGGTCTGGACTGTAAACGTTTGTCTCTGAGGTATGTGGCCTGCTGCAGCAGCTCCCCATTTGGTCGAGCAACTCCCCATCTGACAGGCTCTCCTGTCGCGCGCATTCCGTAAGTGCTTGCGCGAAGCTGCCATTGTCCACCGACTGACCCGATACATCAGCCCGATTGGAGCCTATGGATTGTCCGCTCACTCGATTATACATGATGGCTCGCCTGCCTCTTAAGCGCACGTTTCCTCAGAGCGAGTGCGGGATGCTCATGCGCTGCCTGTGAAGGATATTGCCGCAAGCTGACCACAACCTGACGAGCCGGCAAGCTTGGAAACGTTATCGATTCATGTCCCCTATTGCAGGCACACCGTTTTGATCGCCAGCTCTGTTCCAGGCGGATGGCTGGGACTGCGAGCACGCGGTTCCGCTTGAGGTGGTGCCCGCCCTCGATAAGACTTCCGTTGTTGCTCCTACCCCACGTTCAACGCGGCTTTCCACAAGCACTGGCTTGAACGCCGCCAAACACTCATTCGAATCCCATCACGCTCACAATGAATGTAGCCGCGGTGATGCATATGAGACAAATCTTGCCGATTCAGTGAACTTTACCGGCCACTTGCGCGGCAGCAGGATTGCCGGCTGAGCCTCCCCACGTTGTCCACTGGCAGAAAAGCCCGACATGTCCGGCAATCGCGCTGCCCTCCGGCGGCGCAGAACCGACATTTCTGTGCTGGCCCCAGCCCCTCTTCCAAGCTGATATTGATGCAACTCGTCATGCTATCGCGCTCATCCGTGCAAATAACATTGCTGCTTCGGACGGTCCTAGCCCAACTATGCCTACAAAGCTCGGCGGCGGCGTTGGGATGTCCCGATAAGTAGGTTTCCACAGGTGCAGGCAATACCGACTGTTATTCACATATTGCGAAAGAGGCGGATGCAATTGCATCACGCACTCCTCTTCATCCCAAAACAGGTCTTTTACGAAGCACATCTCTTCCCAGTTTGGACAACGCCGCGCCGTCGAGACAGCGACGTGCTCCCAGGTAGGACGAACTAATCCACTGATCTTGAGTTCACACCCGCAGGGCCCCTGCACAAGAAACAGGCCGCAAGGGCCTGATCCAGGAACGCTGGCGAACTGCCCGTATTTTACCCGGCCAGCCTCAAGCTTCTCTATGATCTGCGCTCGCACGTCCCCTCCTTTGCCTCGCGGATTGCTTTGAAGTCGACGTAGATGACGTTGTCTGGCAACTGATCAACCGGCGCCAGCTCGGTCCTCACCCCGGCGTTCCAAAACCACTCTTCAGCGAACCATCTGCCGAGAAATACGCAGATGTCCATCATCACTTGCTCTCCTAATTCTTGGTTTACGAACGCTCATATCGCGTTTTAGGACACGACGGACACGCTCATTGCCCCTTGATTGCCAGGCCGCGCACGATCCGCTCGATACGAATCGGCCAGTTACACACCCATGGTTGACCCGACGGGCAGACCCGGTGGACGACTTCGTCACCACGTCGAGCCTCGCGTGGGCCATCTTGCTCATCTATGCTGGCAGGCTTGGGCTCTCTTCGCCGAACAGCGCCGGCCTGCAGGCAGGTCGGCTCTTGAGCCTTAGCACGTCCAAACAAGTATTCATTGCCCTGCCCGTGCAGATCAGCTGGTGATGTGCTTGACCATATGAAATGGGTCGAGGCCGATCATGGCCCATCAACTCATCGACGATGGACCGATCGTCATCCCGGCGGCTCCATTTGATCGCATGTGATACCTGCTTGTAGATTCCATTATGGCTCGAAAGCCGCGCACGCTCTGCCGCCACTATGATTCGAACGGGACGGCGCCTCGGTCCGCGCCGTCATGTGGGTCCTCGATAGCTCGCAGCACTCGCTTCTCGTGGTCTGAAACAGTGCCAATGCGTCATCTATGTGACCGTGATCAGGCTGTAAGAGCGCAAACTCAAACCAGTTCGCATCGGAGCCGCAGACGGCTGAGCCAACATGTCATTAAGTGAACTGCCAACATCTCAACGCTTTTCTTCCATCTAAGCGGCTCTTCGTCAGCTAGCGGTCAGCGAAGACGACTAACTTGGCTTGCTGCCTCAGGCTGAACCGCGATCAACGGCGATCTTTCGGACGACATTGTCGTCGTATGTCGCTTGCGACGGACCTACTGTCGTTTGCTTTCAGACATCGGTGTCGCGAATTCGACTAAGGGCAGCTAGACCATGGCGCTGAACGCGACAAATGGCATTTTTCTATTGTCAAAGCGGCGCCGGTACATCTCCGTTCGTGGCATGCTGATTGCTGCGGTCAAGAAAACGATGCGAACAGGACGCGCCATCGGTCGTCAATTCACGACGGGCTATTTGTGTTGTCCGGAACGCTGCAGCTCTAGGCAGGCCGGCAATTCGCAGGGTTCTTCGTCTGAGCGACGATACGAACGGAATTCTGACACTCGAGCCCTTGAAGGAAGACCGCGAAACTCATGAGTGATACGAGACATCCAAACGCGAGCCTGCTTCCGTGGGCCAGCGCATCGTGGGATGAATGATGCACTGGCGCACACCAAAGCAGCCCATGATCAAGCAGTATGGCGCTGATTGCGGATCTTGGCCGACGCAAACGAAATGGAACCTGTGGCCACTGGTCGGCCTGCTCCTAAACGCGCTGCTCTGGGCCGGTATCTGCTGGATCGTCGCAGCGCTCCTATGAGCGAAAACGAATCGAGGGCGATGTCTTGACAAATAGTGCGGCACACGAGCGCTCTTCGACCACTCGTATGCCGCGACTGTTCCGATCGAATCGTGCGGAGGATGAAGCAGGTACACCGCCAGTCTGGCAGTGGAAATCTCTTTCCTTGACTTGGTTCAAGTCAACACCTGGCGGATTACCTAGACACGACATGCGGCTCTCTCGCGACGCAAACGAAATAGGCGGAGATAACAGGACAACGCCTCGAATCGGCGGACTGACATGACCCGCCAGCATGCCGGCTGACATCGGCTATTACCCGCGCCCAGATGCGCAAAAGGCCGCAAACGTGCTTTGTGAAGCCAGCGCAAGAATGGCGACAGCGATCGCGTCGCCAGACTCGGCGGCGTTCCGATCCCATCGCGACAGGAGCAGGCCGTCATATCAACATGTTGCACGCGGCCACCTCGTCCCCTCTCCCCCGAGATCTGACGCCCCGCCGTACGTCTCGGCTCATCCGGCGTACAGACTTGCAATTGACTCGGCGCCACGCGCGCCGAGCGGCCTTTGCTCCACGAATGAAATTGCGAACCGGTATGCCCGGGGAGGTGGTTGAAGCGCAGCGATCCCTTACAACTCATAATCGGACAACGTATCGTTCTCGTTTATGCGCGCCCGCCAGTCCTGGGCACGCAGAGCCAGCTTGTCGTATTCGATGGCAATCTTAAGAAGCCTATCTCTGGATTTGCCGTAAGCGAGTGCTTCCGCCTTCTTTCGCGTTGCTTCCGCACGGCCTCGCCAGTGATGGGGCTCGTAGAGTTTACTTTTCGGATTCATGTCGGTGAGCATGCATTTTTCAGATCAAAGAAATGCGACAAGCGCGCTACGTACAATTACGTAACAGCGATGCTCATCTCGTTGGCTACGCCGGCGTGCGATGCCCAGGCGCCGCCCAGCAATACTGCGTACACTGTTTCATCCGACGTCCCTCGCACAGGCGTTCGCCTAAGACGGAATATGCACATTCCAACATCTTCACACGATTGGGCCCACGAAGGGGCTTGAATCGCTCGTTGCGTCAGATTGTACGATCCTCGACAAGTGAGAACCACCTTCGACAATCTCGACGCTTCCTGACAGATAATGAGAACCGCGCGTCCGGGCCCATTTTTCGGTCGTCAGGTCATCTTGCGTTTGGCGCCGAACAACAACCGCTGCAACACCGACTTGAATGGATATCATGAGTCAAAACCAACGACTTCGTTTGGCTTCGCTTCTCAATGCCAACTATCGCGCTATCGCTCTTGCTGTCGCAATGACAGCCGCAATCCCCGGACAGGTAAATGCGCGCGATCAAGCGCCGACCGCGGAGGAGAAGGAGGCTTGCATGGAGGACGTGTTCCGCCTGTGCAGCAGCCACATACCTGATCGTGCCGCCATTGCGTCTTGTCTCCGATCAAAACAAGCGAGCCTCAGCCAGCAGTGTCGCTACGTGATCTCCGTTCGAGATACTGGCAAGAAGAACAGTGACTCAAAGTGAGGGATCCCCGGCCGTGAGCGTGCGAGCTCACATTCAGAAATGGATCAAGCCTGATCTTCCTCCAAGGCAGGCGATCAAGCGCGGGCCGTCGAAAGTCGTACCAATCGGTTACAACTGACAGAAGCTCTGG
This Bradyrhizobium sp. CCBAU 53421 DNA region includes the following protein-coding sequences:
- the tnpB gene encoding IS66 family insertion sequence element accessory protein TnpB (TnpB, as the term is used for proteins encoded by IS66 family insertion elements, is considered an accessory protein, since TnpC, encoded by a neighboring gene, is a DDE family transposase.), with the protein product MIPAGVQVYVASTPVDFRKGATGLMALVRDGGADPFSGALYVFRSKRADRIKAVWWDGSGVCLFAKTLEEARFCWPKIAPTRVRLNHAQLLALIDGLDWTKVRPVVVKRPQSMG
- a CDS encoding YopT-type cysteine protease domain-containing protein; this encodes MYNRVSGQSIGSNRADVSGQSVDNGSFAQALTECARQESLSDGELLDQMGSCCSRPHTSETNVYSPDPSDPSTSSLSSDSSPSSPARPIHALFEYRTAELPGANVNGICVGLAAEWLLNLHSSPSSRMSALHPGTPNHASAAARQQRYADIKTLLRNDGARGSHNLQARSTMLHEAGLEPSDEQTRYKFGSSSRIAEIVNEVTADPSIFLIGLRFAAGGAHTIATSTSNGMTTLFDPNYGEFTVRSGQMGEVFKSLAERYRNPNQHDISTVVTQRVA
- a CDS encoding class I tRNA ligase family protein, coding for MDVVQKHLKRAGHHVRSGLTTDGFENHVLVRAALESIDPSALAHGFHIKIVEDLASVGVVFDHFDDPAYGSNLQRFSKVGNALMGALSAAGSLRFLAGRLPVDDADSSAAPEERFCIGGWFGATCPVCLASAGSFFCEQCGHHFEPEEALNPVSSRGRIVEWLENISAFLSISGKDLFRRTWDDTAIESSFLEIGTRYVARKGQQMRLTVPGLHGLAWNSRHFNSQQILFSYSSLLYAHSLYCGYKDTEGTHKPNPFARESNAFLIGGTGIDNTIPMLVGVTGCALGQNSFRPFDRIFFNHFLRLNGSKFSTSRGHVIWAGEIARIPNISVDVLRVYLSEICPEETETDLVPGRLVDRYNAVLDKISAAIDRCTESLNSMPSLAGCHVDSAMMVTLDRLYEKQCAALSLDRLRVSQSSRPLIEWVDHLDGSPDHKTAYAWLMGFSILAWPLMPKITEALWRWLGHSGHPVAARASTPSPHRNGGAPKIDGRRLAVSDIERCLPGKIAA
- a CDS encoding transposase, which encodes MSEHRSDTKSFEVIMATPERLSVSPGRSYRTWSREEKERIVGETFAPGANVSAIARAHGLDPSQVFAWRRKALASGMVAPLSERARPVKFARFEAVAGETMEIVVGDVAVRIGSDVEPERLAAVIRAVRQA
- a CDS encoding IS66 family transposase encodes the protein MTPPVAELPTTLADAHALILALAAERQAIEAEIATLTAANADLGAINQAADARIVELTAIVKMLERTLYGTRSERLRSDKPSDEQIAFVFDEIATGVAAIEAELAKAGGKDKPQRAPRPSKEFGAHLERVEIVVEPEVPPGCERLEKVLIGEDVSKRLDVTPAKFRLIVTRRPKYIYRNRDGVVQAPAPPHLIESGLPTEALLAQIAVAKYADGLPLYRQEAIYARDGVDLDRSLMAQWMGKVGFELQPLADYVLEKIKQGERVFADETTLPTLAPGSGKTQKAWLWAYARDDRPFGGNGPPMVAYRFEDSRAGECVERHLTGFAGILQVDGYAAYNRLARSAGANEGVTLAACFAHVRRRFYELHVNESSQLATQTVTTMAGLWAIEADIRGQDPATRVQARQEKSATIVKALFDLWEKELPRLSGKSKLAEAIRYATSRRTALERFLSDGRIELDSNTVERAIRPQTITRKNALFAGSHGGGRTWATIATLLQTAKMNDVDPHAWLTQTLDRIAKRWPITQIDALMPWHFKP